The following proteins come from a genomic window of Kwoniella shandongensis chromosome 7, complete sequence:
- a CDS encoding hydroxyethylthiazole kinase: MGKVEIDYSVYLVTGREFLPAGKDYYESLEESLQGGVTLVQIREKDADTGEFIEVARRSKEICDKYNVPVLINDRIDVHLAVGTAGIHIGQTDCPLPLARQLVGPDAIIGISVGTVSEAHKAVEEGADYVGIGAVWPTGSKDVRNKKMLGPEGVGEILDILAGTGVKSVAIGGIHLPNLAQLLHSSTGPDSTNHLDGIAIISDIVASQTPKEAARGLRDVVDSFKRVRSSATDPLALFSVQGKREVSVEAFVNGVMGLMDVVKRETPLVHQMTNNVVINDSANATLAVGASPIMSTHPRDVADLSPAIGALLINFGTISDKEGMLVAGRQANFNRKPLVFDPVAIGATSYRRETAVDLLAHWQPTIIKGNAGEIGAMAKSTEVASRGVDSVGSGFSNPGAVVKALARKRAAVIVLTGEQDYISDGSVVLKTSNGHHYLGSITGSGCMTGSLIGCFAAAARLDYLSKNKAFENLSQLVQGDMLLAALAGVVVFNVAAEVAAERPDVKGPGTFRAALIDELYNLTPEIVKKRAKVETLS, translated from the exons ATGGGAAAAGTAGAGATTGATTACTCTGTGTATTTGGTGACGGGACGAGAGTTTCTCCCGGctggcaag GATTACTACGAGAGTCTCGAAGAG TCGTTACAAGGAGGTGTCACCCTTGTTCAGATTCGAGAGAAAGATGCCGATACAGGAGAA TTTATCGAGGTTGCCAGACGGTCGAAGGAGATATGTGATAAA TACAATGTTCCGGTCTTGATCAATGATCGGATCGATGTTCACCTCGCTGTCG GAACCGCCGGAATCCATATCGGTCAAACTGACTGTCCCCTCCCGCTCGCTCGTCAACTCGTCGGACCCGATGCGATCATCGGTATATCCGTGGGCACCGTCTCCGAAGCGCACAAAgctgtcgaagaaggtgcaGATTATGTGGGTATCGGAGCTGTCTGGCCTACAGGGAGTAAAGATGTGAGAAATAAGAAGATGTTGGGTCCAGAAGGGGTGGGGGAGATCTTGGATATCCTAGCCGGAACCGGAGTGAAGAGCGTTGCGATTG GCGGTATTCACCTTCCTAACCTTGCACAACTCTTACACTCATCTACCGGCCCAGACTCTACCAATCACCTCGACGGCATAGCTATCATCTCAGATATCGTAGCGTCTCAAACACCAAAAGAAGCAGCGCGGGGTCTACGAGATGTGGTCGATTCTTTCAAGCGAGTGAGAAGCAGCGCTACGGACCCGCTAGCTTTGTTCAGTGTGCAAGGAAAGAGGGAGGTGTCAGTGGAAGCATTTGTGAACGGCGTGATGGGACTGATGGACgtggtgaagagggagacgcCTTTGGTtcatcag ATGACGAATAACGTCGTTATAAACGATTCGGCCAATGCTACACTTGCCGTTGGTGCTTCTCCAATCATGTCAACCCATCCACGAGACGTGGCGGACCTCAGTCCAGCAATCGGTGCTCTCCTTATCAACTTTGG TACCATCTCTGATAAGGAGGGCATGCTCGTAGCAGGCAGACAAGCCAATTTTAATCGAAAACCACTAGTCTTCGACCCTGTCGCAATCGGCGCAACTTCCTATCGAAGGGAAACGGCCGTCG ATCTGCTGGCCCACTGGCAGCCTACGATCATCAAGGGTAATGCAGGGGAGATTGGAGCGATGGCCAAGTCTACCGAAGTGGCGAGCCGAGGTGTTGATTCTGTTGGTAGTGGTTTCTCAAATCCAGGTGCTGTCGTCAAAGCGCttgcgaggaagagag CTGCGGTCATCGTTCTTACTGGCGAACAAGATTACATCTCTGACGGTTCCGTTGTGCTCAAGACTTCGAACGGACATCATTACCTTGGAAGCATCACAGGATCGGGATGTATGACGGGCTCCTTAATAGGCTGTTTCGCAGCTGCTGCCAGGTTGGACTACCTATCGAAGAACAAAGCCTTTGAAAACCTTTCGCAGCTGGTTCAGGGAGATATGTTACTTGCAGCCTTGGCGGG TGTTGTGGTGTTCAACGTTgcggcggaggtggcggcTGAGAGACCGGACGTCAAAGGTCCTGGAACATTTAGAGCAGCATTGATAGATGAGCTCTACAACCTTACACCGGAAatcgtgaagaagagggcgaaggtGGAGACACTCTCGTAG